One Umboniibacter marinipuniceus DNA window includes the following coding sequences:
- a CDS encoding SDR family NAD(P)-dependent oxidoreductase encodes MNSFENRVIAVTGAASGIGRALSLKLTQLGAKIAAADLNDQGLADLKAEISGLGGECFCFNLDVSQQADFAEFAAATEAHFGQVDGIINNAGVTLVSAVRDMKRSDFEWLMNINFWGVVNGCDAFLPYLRKSDDAHIVNISSLFGLLALPLQSAYNASKFAVRGYTEALKMEMAGTPINVSAVHPGGIKTAIAKNSRVNEASLKNGKAALLKDFEKAAITTAEDAADIIIGGMLKNKRRIIVGKDARWMDRFVRWFPGSYEKLFGFEKGVLARRKREAKDQE; translated from the coding sequence ATGAACAGTTTTGAGAACCGAGTTATTGCGGTGACGGGTGCCGCTTCTGGTATCGGCCGAGCCTTGTCACTTAAACTTACCCAGCTCGGTGCAAAAATTGCTGCCGCCGATCTTAATGATCAAGGCCTAGCAGACTTAAAGGCCGAGATTAGTGGACTGGGTGGCGAGTGTTTTTGCTTCAACTTAGATGTTTCCCAGCAGGCAGACTTTGCCGAGTTTGCCGCGGCCACGGAAGCACACTTCGGACAGGTTGACGGTATTATTAATAATGCCGGCGTCACACTTGTCAGTGCCGTTCGAGATATGAAACGAAGCGATTTCGAGTGGTTGATGAACATCAACTTTTGGGGTGTGGTCAATGGCTGTGACGCTTTTCTACCCTACCTGCGAAAGTCCGATGATGCACACATAGTGAATATTTCTAGTTTGTTTGGCCTGCTCGCATTGCCGCTACAAAGTGCCTATAACGCATCCAAGTTCGCGGTTCGCGGTTACACGGAAGCCTTGAAGATGGAAATGGCCGGCACTCCAATCAACGTCTCTGCGGTTCACCCAGGCGGCATCAAGACGGCGATCGCTAAAAATTCTCGGGTCAACGAAGCCTCTCTCAAGAACGGCAAAGCCGCACTCCTCAAGGACTTCGAAAAGGCGGCGATTACCACTGCCGAGGATGCCGCAGATATCATCATCGGCGGGATGCTCAAAAACAAACGACGAATCATTGTGGGCAAAGATGCTCGCTGGATGGATCGCTTTGTGCGGTGGTTCCCGGGCAGTTACGAAAAGCTATTTGGTTTTGAGAAAGGTGTATTAGCCAGACGTAAGCGTGAAGCTAAAGACCAAGAATAA
- a CDS encoding MaoC family dehydratase — protein MTITIHPSKLPEYIGKETGVSEWMTVTQEQVDQFADATHDHQFIHVDPEAAAKTPFGGTIAHGFLSLSLLSAISYQTGILLEGMAMGLNYGFEKVRFLSPVKVGSRVRGRSVLADVVEKRPGQFLYTWDVTVEIEGEERPALKAEWLTMTIVETAN, from the coding sequence ATGACCATTACAATTCATCCCAGTAAGCTTCCCGAGTATATTGGTAAAGAAACTGGTGTATCCGAATGGATGACAGTGACTCAAGAGCAAGTTGATCAATTTGCGGATGCGACGCACGATCACCAGTTCATCCACGTTGACCCAGAAGCGGCAGCGAAGACGCCATTCGGCGGCACCATCGCCCACGGTTTTCTATCGCTTTCTCTGCTTTCTGCTATCTCCTACCAAACTGGCATTCTCCTTGAGGGGATGGCGATGGGATTGAATTACGGCTTTGAAAAAGTGCGTTTTCTTTCACCTGTTAAGGTGGGTAGCCGAGTTCGAGGGCGTAGCGTGCTCGCTGATGTGGTTGAGAAGCGTCCCGGCCAATTTTTGTATACTTGGGATGTCACGGTAGAGATTGAAGGCGAAGAGCGCCCTGCGCTTAAAGCTGAATGGCTTACGATGACCATCGTAGAGACAGCCAACTAA
- a CDS encoding Crp/Fnr family transcriptional regulator translates to MTVSKDSFNVIEIIARGPWFKNLPASAHEELAKGAKLELLKSNDYVFGVGQRTDSIFCILTGWVRASVNSADGDEFALTDLQTESWAGEASLFNDKPRVIDLHVKKDAWVLKIHRSVVNRLGEQYPLMYRDVAAYQVERARGVYELLAGMLLYPLKSRLAGRLLSMADETGQVVSEGVQIPQRMSQSDLARLCMGSRQRVNKILREWQNQSLVVMCDDRYVITSIERLAEEIELSER, encoded by the coding sequence ATGACCGTTTCCAAAGACAGCTTTAATGTCATCGAGATCATTGCGCGCGGACCTTGGTTTAAAAACCTGCCCGCTAGTGCACATGAAGAGCTGGCCAAAGGCGCCAAACTTGAATTACTGAAGTCCAATGATTACGTATTCGGGGTGGGACAGAGGACGGATTCTATCTTCTGTATTCTCACTGGTTGGGTCCGAGCATCGGTCAACTCCGCGGATGGCGATGAATTCGCACTGACCGATTTACAAACTGAAAGCTGGGCGGGCGAAGCGTCGTTATTCAACGACAAACCACGGGTCATTGATCTGCATGTTAAGAAAGATGCATGGGTTTTAAAAATTCATCGCAGTGTGGTGAACCGTCTCGGTGAGCAGTACCCATTGATGTACCGTGATGTTGCAGCGTATCAGGTGGAGCGTGCGCGTGGGGTCTACGAGTTGCTCGCAGGGATGTTACTGTATCCGCTCAAGTCGCGCTTGGCGGGACGACTGCTGTCCATGGCCGATGAGACCGGCCAGGTTGTCTCTGAAGGGGTTCAGATCCCTCAGAGAATGAGTCAGAGTGATTTAGCTCGCCTGTGTATGGGTTCGCGTCAGCGGGTGAATAAAATTTTACGAGAGTGGCAGAATCAATCGTTGGTTGTGATGTGCGACGATCGTTATGTCATTACTAGTATAGAGCGCCTAGCTGAGGAAATAGAGCTTTCGGAACGCTGA
- a CDS encoding acyl-CoA dehydrogenase family protein: protein MFRADAEELNLYRDMVGRFLEQEVAPHYEAWEKAHIMPREFWGTMGEAGLLCVDMPEQYGAAGASFDVCQLIQIEMCKRGYLGLGTAYGIHTNIVAPYILNIGNQAQRDQWLPKLTTGEVVGALAMTEAGAGSDVAAMRTTAVRDGDEYILNGSKIFITNGIHADLVIVCAKTDPGAGAKGISLFLVDASLPGFARGKKIEKMGQHCSDTAELFFEDMRIPASALLGEEGKGFVHLMDELPRERLGCATQAISHAEGALQITSEYVQERHAFKQPIAKFQNTRFKLAELKTELELCRAMLEKYEAKFYAGEMTVDEAAMLKLAATEMQLRMVDTGVQLHGGYGYTDEYVISRFYRDARIQTIYAGSSEIMKEIVARSVLGR, encoded by the coding sequence ATGTTCCGCGCAGACGCAGAAGAACTCAATTTATACCGTGACATGGTTGGCCGTTTTTTAGAGCAAGAAGTGGCACCACACTACGAGGCCTGGGAGAAAGCGCACATAATGCCGCGTGAATTTTGGGGCACTATGGGCGAAGCAGGTCTGCTTTGCGTGGACATGCCTGAGCAATACGGTGCAGCCGGCGCTTCTTTCGATGTCTGCCAGTTAATTCAGATTGAGATGTGCAAACGCGGCTACCTTGGCTTGGGTACTGCCTATGGTATTCACACCAACATCGTAGCACCTTATATTCTTAATATTGGTAATCAGGCGCAACGTGATCAATGGCTGCCCAAGCTCACTACCGGTGAGGTGGTAGGCGCGCTGGCAATGACCGAAGCTGGTGCCGGCAGCGACGTTGCGGCAATGCGAACCACTGCCGTGCGTGACGGTGATGAGTATATTCTTAATGGTTCAAAGATCTTCATTACTAACGGTATTCATGCCGATCTCGTCATTGTTTGTGCTAAAACAGACCCTGGTGCCGGTGCAAAGGGGATTTCTCTCTTCCTAGTTGACGCCTCGTTACCTGGTTTTGCTCGCGGTAAGAAGATTGAAAAAATGGGTCAGCACTGTAGTGATACCGCTGAGCTATTTTTCGAAGACATGCGTATTCCAGCCAGTGCATTATTGGGTGAAGAAGGTAAGGGCTTTGTTCATCTTATGGATGAACTGCCGCGAGAACGTCTTGGCTGTGCTACTCAGGCCATCAGTCATGCGGAGGGAGCCCTGCAGATCACCAGTGAGTACGTTCAGGAGCGCCACGCCTTTAAGCAGCCCATTGCAAAATTTCAGAATACCCGTTTTAAACTCGCTGAACTAAAAACTGAACTCGAACTCTGCCGTGCGATGTTGGAGAAATACGAAGCCAAGTTTTACGCGGGTGAGATGACCGTGGATGAAGCGGCGATGCTAAAATTGGCAGCAACCGAGATGCAGCTTCGTATGGTTGATACGGGTGTCCAGCTCCATGGGGGCTATGGCTACACGGACGAATATGTCATTTCACGTTTCTATCGTGATGCGCGTATCCAGACCATCTACGCCGGTTCGTCCGAGATTATGAAGGAAATTGTGGCGCGATCCGTACTGGGCAGATAG
- a CDS encoding MFS transporter yields MKVTTKLGYGVGQLSDGVKQAAFNTFLFFYYNQVLGLSASLAGAAALIALLIDAITDPMVGQWSDRIRSRFGRRHPFMVAAIIPFGIAIALLFAPPAGLDQTGLFLWMGGFAIAVRIALTLFFVPHLSLGAELSEGYHARTSLIGYRVLFTYAGILVVSVLGFTVFFPATAVYANGLLNAESYPSFGIFCAVLGMMAMLWSVLSTRQFIPKLRRPSDDQVNTTSGALFAVVNVFKTLKQQSFRVLFTSSLYFNALVGTIQTLLIYLGTYIFGFSPEYMGILSLSLVVGILFASTVAQALSRRFDKKMAAAICVSAGAVLAVSPTILFLFGVLQTMGDGSKLLFIFTVNGLSQALFIGFVILLDSMLTDTIDEHYLESGRREEGLFFAARAFATKASYGLGAFIAGIALDIISFPKGIDPSEVPIEAVWALAWFAGPVIMVLFIGTTLITNQYALDAETHKEISDKIKAREANS; encoded by the coding sequence ATGAAAGTAACCACCAAACTGGGATACGGTGTCGGACAATTGTCTGACGGTGTAAAGCAAGCAGCGTTCAATACGTTTTTATTCTTTTACTACAACCAGGTTCTAGGCTTGAGCGCAAGTTTGGCTGGTGCCGCGGCGCTTATAGCGTTGCTGATTGATGCCATCACCGATCCAATGGTGGGGCAGTGGTCTGATCGTATTCGCTCTCGCTTCGGTCGTCGTCATCCGTTTATGGTTGCGGCGATTATTCCCTTTGGTATTGCTATTGCGTTGCTCTTTGCACCGCCAGCGGGCTTGGACCAAACGGGGCTATTTCTCTGGATGGGTGGCTTCGCCATTGCCGTCCGAATTGCCTTAACGCTATTTTTTGTCCCGCATCTGTCATTGGGCGCTGAGTTGAGTGAGGGTTATCATGCCCGTACCTCGCTCATTGGCTATCGAGTTCTGTTTACCTACGCTGGGATACTAGTGGTTTCTGTGCTCGGCTTTACCGTCTTCTTCCCCGCCACGGCAGTTTACGCAAACGGCCTTTTGAATGCAGAGAGCTACCCGTCTTTCGGTATCTTCTGTGCGGTATTAGGTATGATGGCTATGTTGTGGTCGGTGTTGTCTACACGTCAGTTTATTCCGAAGTTGCGACGCCCAAGTGATGATCAAGTGAATACTACAAGCGGCGCGCTCTTTGCGGTGGTTAACGTATTCAAGACACTCAAGCAGCAATCTTTCCGCGTGTTATTTACCTCTAGTCTCTACTTTAATGCGTTGGTTGGGACCATCCAGACGTTGTTGATTTACTTGGGCACCTACATCTTTGGATTTAGCCCCGAGTACATGGGCATCCTCTCGCTATCTCTGGTTGTGGGTATTCTTTTTGCCTCAACGGTGGCGCAAGCGCTTTCAAGACGCTTTGATAAAAAGATGGCAGCAGCGATTTGTGTGTCAGCCGGTGCCGTTCTAGCGGTTAGCCCAACCATCCTTTTCCTATTTGGTGTGTTGCAAACTATGGGTGATGGCTCGAAATTGCTGTTTATCTTTACGGTTAACGGTCTGTCGCAGGCGCTGTTTATCGGCTTCGTCATTCTGTTGGATTCAATGCTGACGGACACGATTGATGAACACTATTTAGAGTCGGGCCGTCGCGAAGAGGGCCTATTCTTTGCCGCACGTGCCTTTGCAACCAAAGCGAGCTACGGCTTAGGGGCATTCATTGCCGGTATTGCGTTAGACATTATCAGCTTCCCAAAAGGTATTGATCCTTCAGAAGTTCCTATCGAGGCTGTTTGGGCGTTAGCGTGGTTTGCCGGTCCAGTGATTATGGTGCTCTTCATTGGTACTACTTTGATTACTAACCAGTACGCCTTGGACGCCGAAACCCATAAAGAGATTTCCGACAAAATCAAAGCGCGCGAAGCAAATAGCTGA
- a CDS encoding SDR family NAD(P)-dependent oxidoreductase yields MTIRFDGQVAIVTGAGNGLGRCHALALAARGAKVVINDLGGARDGSGASSDAALAVVAEIEAAGGEAMANGANVAKFDEVQAMVEQVMAKWGRIDILVNNAGILRDKSFGKMPIEDFDLVVDVHLMGAANCTKAVWDIMKAQNYGRIVMTSSSSGIYGNFGQTNYGAAKMAVVGFMNTLCIEGEKYGIKTNCLAPTAATRMTEDIIPDQRVLDLMTPESVTAGLVALVAEDGPNRSILCAGAGGYARTVVYETDGIYLTPEEQTPENVLANWDKIDDATNQQELKAGWMQTNKFVAKAAKSLGIELG; encoded by the coding sequence ATGACAATCCGATTTGACGGCCAAGTGGCCATAGTAACAGGCGCAGGTAACGGTCTAGGTCGTTGCCATGCATTGGCATTAGCGGCTCGTGGTGCGAAGGTTGTAATTAACGACTTAGGTGGTGCTCGCGATGGTAGTGGCGCCTCTTCGGATGCGGCGCTAGCGGTCGTAGCTGAAATCGAAGCGGCCGGTGGCGAAGCAATGGCTAACGGTGCTAACGTTGCCAAGTTCGACGAAGTTCAAGCTATGGTTGAGCAAGTAATGGCGAAGTGGGGTCGAATTGACATCCTCGTCAACAACGCTGGTATTCTTCGCGATAAGTCATTCGGAAAAATGCCGATTGAAGACTTTGACCTGGTAGTAGATGTCCACCTAATGGGTGCGGCTAACTGTACTAAAGCGGTTTGGGACATCATGAAGGCTCAAAACTACGGTCGTATTGTTATGACCTCATCGTCGTCTGGTATCTATGGTAACTTTGGCCAGACTAACTATGGTGCCGCGAAAATGGCCGTTGTTGGTTTCATGAACACCCTTTGTATTGAAGGCGAGAAGTACGGTATTAAGACTAACTGTCTAGCACCTACGGCCGCCACGCGTATGACGGAAGACATTATTCCAGATCAGCGTGTACTAGATTTGATGACGCCAGAATCGGTGACGGCGGGATTGGTTGCGTTAGTGGCTGAAGATGGCCCAAATCGTAGCATTCTCTGTGCCGGTGCAGGTGGCTACGCGCGCACCGTTGTTTACGAAACTGACGGCATCTACTTAACGCCAGAAGAACAGACGCCAGAGAATGTATTGGCTAACTGGGACAAAATTGACGACGCGACTAATCAGCAGGAACTTAAAGCTGGTTGGATGCAAACTAATAAATTCGTTGCCAAAGCGGCAAAGAGCCTTGGCATCGAGCTAGGTTAA
- a CDS encoding alpha/beta fold hydrolase: MSKIQSNGVSLYYETHGNPENPALLLIQGLSMSSAAWPPEMIAQWVEKGFYVICFDNRDIGKSQLMDSLGKPNIAWQIIKLKLGLRPKSPYSLLDMANDAAGLLDALKVNQAHVIGVSMGGMIGQLLCAEHPDKVLSFSSIMSTSGKKGLPGTRPDVAAHLRTKPASNELPDIIAFQKKSAALLTTPEHPLDGEALDAHITRVLTHGMSAAGILRQISAIVAGPARTPWLARIKAPTLVIHGDVDPLVNVEGGIDVANTVPGAKIEIIENWGHDLPPSMWTRLVELTAAHAHNAK; the protein is encoded by the coding sequence ATGTCTAAAATTCAGTCTAATGGTGTCTCGCTTTACTACGAGACTCACGGCAACCCCGAAAACCCTGCGCTGCTGTTAATTCAGGGCTTAAGTATGTCCAGCGCCGCTTGGCCGCCGGAAATGATTGCCCAATGGGTAGAGAAAGGCTTCTACGTCATCTGCTTTGACAACCGAGATATCGGCAAATCTCAGCTGATGGACAGTTTAGGCAAACCAAACATAGCCTGGCAGATTATCAAATTAAAGTTAGGGTTACGCCCAAAGTCACCCTATTCCCTATTGGACATGGCTAATGATGCGGCCGGTTTACTTGATGCATTAAAGGTAAACCAGGCACACGTCATTGGCGTATCAATGGGTGGCATGATTGGCCAGCTGTTGTGTGCAGAACATCCGGACAAAGTGCTCAGCTTTAGTTCGATCATGTCTACATCCGGGAAAAAGGGACTCCCTGGCACACGCCCCGATGTGGCAGCACACTTGCGCACTAAACCTGCGTCAAATGAGCTACCTGACATCATCGCGTTTCAAAAGAAGTCAGCGGCGCTGCTAACGACACCTGAGCATCCGCTAGATGGCGAGGCCTTAGACGCGCATATCACTCGAGTGTTAACGCACGGAATGAGCGCCGCAGGAATCTTAAGACAAATCAGTGCCATTGTGGCTGGCCCAGCGCGAACACCTTGGCTTGCACGGATCAAGGCGCCTACCTTGGTTATTCACGGAGACGTTGATCCGTTGGTCAATGTTGAAGGCGGGATTGACGTAGCGAACACCGTTCCCGGCGCCAAAATAGAAATTATTGAAAATTGGGGGCACGACTTACCTCCTAGCATGTGGACAAGGCTGGTTGAGCTAACTGCTGCACACGCCCACAATGCAAAGTAA
- a CDS encoding helix-turn-helix domain-containing protein produces MSKDSNSFGRLLKFWRQLHGFSQEALALELDSSTRHISCLENAKAHPSLPMVEHLATAFSLKERDRCYLMLSAGYTPEVASVDFNDPNYKWLRSAMHRSVTALDPHPAALINRYGEILMVNRAWVGLYRQLFSEEDLNHQANHYDLLFAGQAKAGKSALGDNAMALVIMALQQEALISGDVRYQPVLQRLVENQNTPANWAELAAKLDPMASYRIQLPVGAELATFFAVNQTVGATGPASYVSEPRLTIVTLYPENLNTDISGFGSHCYSHPLLS; encoded by the coding sequence GTGTCAAAAGATAGCAATAGTTTCGGTCGACTACTGAAATTCTGGCGCCAGCTGCACGGATTCAGTCAAGAAGCGTTAGCACTTGAATTAGATTCCTCCACCCGACACATCAGCTGCTTAGAAAACGCCAAGGCTCATCCCAGCCTCCCCATGGTAGAACATCTCGCCACTGCCTTTTCACTAAAAGAACGTGACCGCTGTTATCTGATGCTCTCTGCTGGTTATACGCCTGAAGTCGCTAGCGTGGACTTCAATGACCCCAACTACAAATGGCTTCGCAGCGCCATGCATCGTTCCGTTACGGCTCTAGATCCGCACCCCGCCGCGCTGATAAATCGTTATGGCGAAATATTGATGGTTAATCGTGCTTGGGTGGGATTGTATCGGCAGCTGTTCAGTGAAGAAGACCTTAATCATCAAGCTAATCACTACGATCTGCTGTTTGCAGGACAAGCTAAGGCCGGAAAATCAGCCCTGGGCGACAACGCTATGGCGCTGGTCATTATGGCACTTCAACAGGAGGCGCTTATCAGTGGCGATGTGCGCTACCAACCGGTTCTCCAGCGCCTTGTGGAAAATCAAAATACACCTGCCAACTGGGCCGAATTGGCAGCAAAACTGGACCCCATGGCCAGTTATCGTATTCAGCTTCCTGTTGGCGCCGAGCTTGCTACCTTCTTCGCGGTCAATCAAACGGTTGGCGCTACCGGTCCCGCGAGCTATGTATCAGAACCTCGTTTAACCATCGTCACGTTGTATCCAGAAAACCTCAATACGGACATTTCGGGTTTCGGCAGCCATTGCTACAGCCACCCGCTTCTCAGTTAA
- a CDS encoding acyl-CoA dehydrogenase, with the protein MAPIISQRDVEFMVYEFFNCEALTQRERYAEHNRETFDATIDIARRIAEDQFLPIQMKLDMNQPTFDGERVHMIPELKVALDTVVESGLGASTADFELGGMQLPNVVASAAYAYLSAAGSTALGFIGLTNANANLISEHGTPEQIEKWVVPMREGRFAGTMAMTEPSAGSGLADLTTSAVRDEDGNYRITGNKIFISGGDHELNDNIVHLVLARIKGAPAGIKGISLFIVPKYMVNEDGSLGDKNDVNLAGLWHKMGGRGHTSTTLAFGEDGGAVGYLVGEENKGLSYMFHMMNEARILVGTGAACTALTGYQYSLDYAKERPQGRLLSNKDPLSKPVNIIQHPDVRRMLLAQKAYSEGAFALCLYGSALYDDSQTAPTEAERSRASLLLDFLTPIIKTWPSEYGPKANDLAIQVMGGHGYMNEHPVEMFYRDNRLNPIHEGTTGIQSLDLLGRKVPMNQMAGYQATLTVMRDLAAEVATTFPKESADLLAAIEELDEVTMTLLKQMGEHPIDLVFANSVEYLEMFGNVVLAWIWLRQGAISQEALATESHEDEQNFYRGKLQAMKFFFEYQLIKNATSAKLLKSLNATTFEMQEAWF; encoded by the coding sequence ATGGCACCTATTATTTCGCAACGTGACGTAGAGTTTATGGTTTATGAATTCTTCAACTGTGAAGCCTTAACTCAGCGCGAACGTTATGCTGAACACAACCGCGAAACCTTCGATGCTACCATCGATATCGCGCGCCGTATCGCCGAAGATCAGTTCTTACCAATCCAGATGAAGCTGGATATGAATCAACCTACGTTCGACGGTGAACGCGTTCATATGATCCCTGAGCTGAAAGTAGCGCTGGATACGGTGGTTGAAAGTGGCTTAGGTGCGTCAACAGCTGATTTTGAGTTGGGTGGAATGCAGTTGCCTAACGTGGTGGCATCAGCCGCCTATGCCTACCTTTCAGCGGCAGGATCTACCGCGCTGGGTTTCATCGGATTAACCAACGCTAACGCTAATTTGATTTCTGAGCATGGTACTCCGGAGCAAATTGAAAAATGGGTAGTGCCAATGCGCGAAGGCCGCTTCGCAGGAACGATGGCGATGACTGAGCCCAGTGCTGGCTCAGGTCTTGCAGATCTGACTACGAGTGCAGTTCGTGATGAAGACGGTAATTATCGCATTACGGGGAACAAGATTTTTATTTCCGGTGGTGACCACGAGCTTAATGACAACATTGTGCACCTCGTGCTAGCTCGTATTAAGGGCGCGCCGGCAGGAATTAAGGGGATTTCCCTGTTCATTGTGCCTAAATATATGGTGAACGAAGACGGTTCATTGGGCGATAAAAACGACGTTAACTTGGCTGGCCTATGGCACAAGATGGGCGGTCGCGGTCATACCTCAACAACCCTAGCATTTGGCGAAGATGGCGGCGCAGTAGGCTACCTCGTAGGGGAAGAAAATAAGGGCCTGAGCTACATGTTCCACATGATGAATGAGGCTCGAATCTTAGTTGGTACTGGTGCCGCCTGTACCGCGCTAACGGGTTATCAGTATTCTCTGGACTACGCAAAAGAGCGTCCGCAGGGCCGACTACTATCAAACAAAGACCCGCTGTCAAAGCCAGTTAACATTATTCAGCATCCAGACGTACGTCGTATGCTGTTAGCGCAAAAGGCCTATTCTGAAGGTGCCTTCGCGTTGTGCTTATACGGCAGTGCGCTTTACGATGACTCACAAACGGCGCCAACGGAAGCGGAGCGTTCACGCGCATCACTGTTGTTGGACTTCCTAACGCCTATTATTAAGACTTGGCCGTCGGAGTACGGTCCTAAAGCAAATGACTTGGCTATTCAGGTTATGGGCGGGCACGGTTACATGAATGAACATCCGGTGGAGATGTTCTATCGAGACAACCGGTTGAACCCCATTCACGAAGGGACTACAGGTATTCAATCGCTTGATTTATTGGGTCGCAAGGTTCCCATGAACCAAATGGCAGGTTACCAAGCTACGCTAACGGTGATGCGTGATTTGGCCGCTGAGGTCGCAACCACTTTCCCGAAGGAGTCTGCCGACTTACTCGCAGCGATTGAAGAGTTGGATGAAGTCACCATGACGCTGTTAAAGCAAATGGGCGAACATCCTATTGATCTTGTATTTGCTAACTCCGTTGAGTACCTCGAGATGTTTGGTAACGTAGTACTTGCTTGGATCTGGCTACGCCAAGGTGCTATTTCGCAGGAAGCCTTAGCCACCGAGAGCCATGAGGACGAACAGAATTTCTATCGCGGTAAGCTTCAGGCGATGAAGTTCTTCTTCGAGTATCAGCTGATTAAAAACGCAACCAGCGCCAAGCTGTTGAAGAGCCTTAACGCTACTACCTTCGAAATGCAAGAAGCTTGGTTCTAA
- a CDS encoding acyl-CoA dehydrogenase family protein yields the protein MDLGITNKLSPILESVTHFIQHEVMPLEAEFWQELDNAPSRWVHTARMTEILDGLKAKARAKGLWNFFLTNSDHGPGLTNVEYAYLAEEMGKCTLAAEVFNCNAPDTGNMEVLHKYGTPAQQAEWLEPLMAGEIRSAFAMTEPEVASSDATNISTIAQREGNEWVINGEKFYISGAGDPRCKVMIVMVKTDPDNPNRHLQQSQILVPMDAEGVEIVRPMKVFSDDDAPHGHMHIRFNNVRVPAENIILGEGRGFEISQGRLGPGRIHHCMRAIGMAEQALEMLCTRALSREAFGKPLAFLGGNIDIIANARMDIDQARLLTLKAAHAMDTMEMKEARIEIHKIKVVAPIIACRIIDEAIQMYGAAGISQDHRLAGMYHHARTLRLADGPDEVHRLVVGRAELKKYQRKA from the coding sequence ATGGATTTAGGAATTACCAACAAGCTGAGCCCTATTCTGGAAAGTGTTACCCACTTTATACAGCACGAGGTTATGCCGCTTGAAGCTGAGTTTTGGCAAGAGTTGGATAATGCGCCATCGCGCTGGGTTCATACCGCCCGAATGACGGAAATTCTGGATGGACTGAAAGCAAAAGCGCGAGCTAAGGGATTATGGAACTTTTTCCTAACCAATAGTGACCACGGGCCGGGATTAACCAATGTCGAATACGCCTACCTAGCGGAAGAAATGGGGAAGTGTACCCTAGCCGCGGAAGTGTTTAATTGTAACGCCCCAGACACCGGTAATATGGAAGTCCTGCACAAATACGGTACGCCCGCGCAGCAGGCTGAATGGCTGGAGCCCTTGATGGCCGGTGAAATTCGCTCGGCATTCGCTATGACCGAACCCGAGGTAGCCTCCTCCGATGCCACCAATATTTCTACCATTGCCCAGCGTGAAGGCAATGAATGGGTGATAAACGGTGAAAAGTTCTACATTTCCGGAGCGGGTGATCCTCGCTGTAAGGTGATGATAGTGATGGTGAAAACCGATCCCGATAATCCTAATCGCCATCTTCAACAGTCACAAATTTTGGTACCGATGGATGCGGAAGGGGTAGAAATCGTTCGCCCAATGAAGGTGTTCTCTGATGATGATGCGCCCCACGGCCATATGCACATTCGTTTCAACAATGTCCGCGTACCCGCTGAGAATATTATTCTTGGTGAGGGGCGAGGCTTTGAGATCTCTCAGGGGCGATTAGGGCCTGGGCGAATCCACCACTGCATGCGCGCCATTGGCATGGCAGAACAAGCTTTGGAAATGCTGTGTACGCGAGCCCTATCGCGTGAAGCCTTCGGTAAGCCGTTAGCCTTCTTGGGTGGCAACATAGACATTATCGCTAACGCTCGGATGGACATCGATCAAGCGCGTCTACTCACACTAAAGGCCGCTCATGCCATGGACACCATGGAGATGAAGGAAGCCCGCATTGAGATTCATAAAATTAAAGTCGTTGCGCCAATCATCGCCTGTCGAATTATCGACGAAGCGATACAAATGTACGGCGCGGCTGGTATCTCGCAGGATCACCGGCTTGCTGGCATGTACCACCATGCTAGAACCTTGCGCTTGGCGGACGGGCCGGATGAGGTTCATCGCCTAGTAGTTGGCCGTGCGGAGCTTAAAAAGTACCAGCGAAAGGCCTAG